A genomic window from Pseudomonas leptonychotis includes:
- a CDS encoding AAA family ATPase: MEHREALVALRHFLSSQILGQEKLIERLLIALLADGHMLVEGAPGLAKTKAIKELAEGIEAEFHRIQFTPDLLPADITGTEIYRPETGSFVFQQGPIFHNLVLADEINRAPAKVQSALLEAMAERQVSVGRSTYHLSPLFLVMATQNPIEQEGTYPLPEAQLDRFLMHVKIGFPDASVERKILAQARGEALNGETKPEQLVSQQAIFAARQEILGLYMADAVEEYLVQLVMASRTPAKFDPELAEWIAYGASPRGSIALDRCSRAHAWLAGRDFVSPEDIQAVLFDVLRHRIILSFEAEAAGIDQDRVVQRILDVVAVA; the protein is encoded by the coding sequence GATCCTTGGCCAGGAAAAACTCATCGAAAGGCTGCTGATTGCCTTGCTCGCCGATGGTCACATGCTGGTTGAGGGCGCACCTGGGCTCGCCAAGACCAAGGCGATCAAGGAACTGGCCGAAGGTATCGAGGCTGAGTTCCACCGTATTCAGTTCACCCCTGACCTGCTGCCAGCCGATATTACCGGCACTGAAATCTATCGCCCGGAAACCGGCAGCTTCGTATTTCAGCAGGGGCCGATCTTCCACAACTTGGTATTGGCGGACGAGATCAACCGTGCGCCGGCCAAGGTGCAATCCGCACTGCTTGAGGCCATGGCCGAGCGACAGGTCAGCGTCGGGCGCAGTACTTATCACCTGTCACCCTTGTTTCTGGTGATGGCCACGCAAAACCCGATTGAGCAGGAAGGCACCTACCCGCTGCCCGAAGCCCAGCTCGACCGCTTTCTGATGCACGTGAAGATCGGCTTCCCCGACGCCAGCGTGGAACGCAAGATCCTCGCCCAGGCCCGTGGTGAAGCGCTCAATGGCGAAACCAAGCCCGAGCAGCTGGTCAGCCAGCAAGCCATCTTCGCCGCACGCCAAGAGATTCTCGGCCTGTACATGGCTGATGCGGTGGAGGAGTACTTGGTGCAACTGGTGATGGCCTCGCGCACTCCGGCCAAGTTCGACCCGGAACTGGCCGAGTGGATCGCCTATGGCGCCAGCCCGCGCGGCTCGATTGCGCTGGATCGTTGCTCACGGGCGCATGCTTGGTTGGCTGGGCGTGATTTCGTCAGCCCCGAAGACATCCAGGCGGTGCTGTTCGACGTGCTGCGTCACCGCATCATTCTGTCGTTTGAGGCCGAAGCCGCTGGCATCGACCAGGACCGTGTGGTGCAGCGTATCCTCGACGTTGTGGCGGTCGCTTAA
- a CDS encoding DUF58 domain-containing protein, which yields MHDQPTQPGIRVSLGELIEMRHRVREVQLFSTPAQRSPLIGLHHSKLRGRGVDFDQVRVYQPGDDVRTIDWRVTARTQEPHTKLFHEERERPIYIMVEQSKRLFFGSGLMFKSVLAAQAASLIGWAALGHNDRIGGLVFGDVEHHEVKPRRSKQSLLQLLSRLAKANQALSCDSQGERDSFGLALRRAREVLRPGSLVVVLCDERTLNDSSEQQLQLLARHTDLLLLPLSDPLDHELPNAGLLRFTERGAQLELDTQDAELRQAYRNLADARQSRWQRLAQKLGVPLLALNTQSEMIEQLREHLNAQRPRKTP from the coding sequence ATGCATGATCAACCCACGCAACCCGGCATTCGCGTCAGCCTCGGTGAACTGATCGAGATGCGCCACCGTGTGCGTGAGGTTCAATTGTTTTCTACCCCCGCGCAGCGCAGCCCACTGATCGGCCTGCACCACTCCAAGCTGCGTGGACGCGGCGTGGACTTTGATCAAGTGCGGGTTTATCAGCCCGGTGACGATGTGCGCACCATCGATTGGCGCGTCACCGCGCGCACCCAGGAGCCGCACACCAAGTTGTTCCATGAAGAGCGCGAGCGACCGATCTACATCATGGTTGAGCAAAGCAAGCGGCTGTTCTTCGGCTCTGGGCTGATGTTCAAGTCGGTGCTCGCGGCCCAGGCTGCCAGCCTGATCGGCTGGGCCGCACTGGGCCATAACGACCGCATCGGCGGTCTGGTATTCGGCGACGTTGAGCACCACGAAGTCAAACCGCGGCGCAGCAAGCAAAGCCTGCTGCAGCTGCTCAGTCGTCTGGCCAAAGCCAACCAGGCACTGAGTTGCGACAGCCAAGGTGAACGCGACAGCTTCGGCCTGGCCTTGCGCCGTGCCCGCGAAGTGTTACGACCCGGTAGCCTGGTGGTGGTGCTGTGCGATGAGCGCACACTCAACGACAGCAGCGAACAACAGTTGCAACTGCTCGCTCGACACACCGACCTGCTGCTGCTGCCGCTTTCGGACCCCCTCGACCACGAACTGCCCAATGCCGGCCTGCTGCGTTTTACCGAGCGGGGCGCACAGCTGGAGCTGGACACCCAGGACGCCGAGCTGCGCCAGGCGTATCGCAACCTCGCCGATGCACGCCAGTCCCGCTGGCAGCGCCTGGCGCAGAAGCTCGGTGTGCCGCTGCTGGCCTTGAACACCCAGAGTGAAATGATTGAACAGTTACGCGAACATCTAAACGCCCAGCGCCCGAGGAAAACCCCGTGA
- a CDS encoding DUF4381 domain-containing protein — MNPLDQLEPLIAPPAISWWPPAPGWWLLALLLPLLLWGGFTLLKRLPRKATGAANDALLDPLRLAALNELENLSKPYNGVDAGPWLQQLNAILKRLCRERYPQSHSHVLSSRAWLAFLDSRCPAAGLTRWMILVEGAYRPHCNLDDKAIAGLNQAVSIWIRKHV; from the coding sequence GTGAACCCGCTGGATCAACTCGAACCTCTGATCGCCCCACCGGCCATCAGCTGGTGGCCGCCGGCGCCGGGCTGGTGGTTGCTCGCTCTGTTGTTGCCATTGCTGCTGTGGGGTGGCTTCACCTTGCTCAAACGCCTGCCGCGCAAAGCCACCGGCGCCGCGAACGATGCGCTACTCGACCCGCTGCGTCTGGCAGCACTGAACGAGCTTGAAAACTTGAGCAAGCCCTATAACGGTGTCGATGCCGGTCCTTGGCTGCAACAACTCAACGCCATCCTCAAACGCCTGTGTCGCGAGCGTTACCCGCAAAGCCACAGTCACGTGCTCAGCAGCCGTGCCTGGCTGGCCTTTCTCGACAGCCGCTGCCCAGCTGCCGGCCTGACCCGGTGGATGATTCTGGTCGAAGGGGCCTATCGGCCCCATTGCAACCTGGATGACAAAGCCATTGCCGGCCTCAACCAGGCAGTGTCGATCTGGATTCGCAAACATGTTTGA
- a CDS encoding vWA domain-containing protein has product MFEFAWPWVFLLAPLPWLLRTWLPAADSGEAALKISFLAELEGLSGRRARVRLPTLRQQAPFALVWLLLLLACARPQWLGEPLPLPASGRDLLLAVDVSGSMDYADMTWEDQEVSRLTLVKHLLGDFIDGRQGDRVGLILFGSRAYLQSPLTFDRQTVHTWLDEAQKNIAGPQTAIGDAIGLAVKRLRERPAQSRVLVLVTDGANNGGEIEPLTAARLAAEEGITIYPIGIGADPEQGGVLGMLGFNPGIELDEPSLRAIAEATGGEYFRARDSEELQAIEATLDRLEPVAQKPTLARPTLPLYPWPLGLALLLSLLPAGQTLWPTLQPRWRNPLTRRQGKQP; this is encoded by the coding sequence ATGTTTGAGTTTGCCTGGCCCTGGGTCTTTCTCCTCGCGCCCCTGCCCTGGTTGCTGCGAACCTGGTTGCCTGCAGCGGACAGCGGCGAGGCGGCGCTGAAAATCAGCTTTCTGGCGGAACTCGAAGGGCTAAGCGGGCGACGAGCGCGCGTACGCCTGCCAACCTTGCGCCAACAAGCGCCGTTTGCACTGGTTTGGTTATTGCTGCTGCTGGCCTGCGCCCGCCCGCAATGGCTCGGTGAACCGCTCCCCTTGCCCGCCAGCGGCCGCGACCTGTTGCTGGCCGTGGATGTGTCCGGCTCCATGGATTACGCAGACATGACTTGGGAAGACCAGGAAGTCAGCCGCCTGACCCTGGTCAAACATCTGCTCGGCGACTTTATCGACGGTCGCCAGGGTGACCGAGTCGGCCTTATTTTATTCGGCAGTCGCGCTTACCTGCAGTCACCGTTGACCTTTGACCGGCAGACCGTGCACACCTGGCTGGATGAGGCGCAAAAGAATATTGCCGGGCCCCAAACCGCCATCGGCGATGCCATTGGCCTGGCAGTCAAACGCCTGCGCGAACGCCCGGCGCAGAGCCGCGTGCTGGTACTGGTCACCGACGGCGCCAACAACGGTGGTGAAATCGAGCCGTTGACCGCCGCACGCTTGGCCGCCGAAGAAGGCATCACCATTTACCCTATCGGCATCGGTGCCGACCCCGAACAAGGCGGCGTGCTCGGCATGCTCGGCTTCAACCCCGGTATCGAACTGGACGAGCCGAGCCTGCGTGCAATTGCCGAAGCCACCGGCGGCGAATACTTCCGCGCCCGCGACAGCGAAGAGCTGCAAGCGATCGAAGCCACCCTCGACCGGCTGGAGCCGGTGGCGCAAAAACCAACCCTGGCGCGCCCAACCTTGCCACTGTATCCCTGGCCACTGGGCCTCGCGCTGCTGCTCAGCCTGTTACCCGCCGGCCAAACACTCTGGCCAACCCTGCAGCCACGCTGGCGCAACCCACTGACACGACGACAGGGGAAACAGCCATGA
- a CDS encoding VWA domain-containing protein: MSDLANLWPHWQRPFWLLLIPLLGVLLWQLWHREKRAGRWQLLLPAAFQAALLTTTRGQNSRLPWLALGLAWLLAVLALLGPSWQRIEQHNPKPADPLVVMLELTSDMLASDASPNRLAQAKRKLLDLLDARQDAQTAIVVYAGSAHTLVPLSDDLATSRNLLDALNPGIMPEPGKRADLAVAKALQLLEQGGQGNGRLLLLTSSLSETERQAISQNLGRRGERLRILGIGSTQGAPIIQEDGSFLKDAQGTILLPRLDSNGMKRFANELGGQYQGVTLDERDLRTLGLLDAPQQLRRDGELTRLQAWADQSHWLLLPLLLLAACAARRGWLLCLPLLLLGLPQNSYAFSFEDLWLRADQQGQRLLEAQQPAEAAQRFNDPRWQGQALYQAGDYAAAAERFGNGESASDHYNRGNALAQSNELEAAIEAYTQALEIQPELAQAQKNKALIEELLRQNQQQQQQQDQSDSAQEPNEQQNQPSSPPQAGQPDPKAQQQTEQSPAKPSAPEDEGEKPTQPGADKDAEPSLSQPEEDDNSGEEQVASAEPALDGERRQALEQWLRQIPDDPGELLRRKFRLEQQQRQEQLQ, from the coding sequence ATGAGCGACCTGGCGAACCTCTGGCCACACTGGCAGCGACCTTTCTGGTTGTTACTGATACCGCTGCTGGGTGTGCTGTTGTGGCAACTCTGGCACCGGGAAAAACGCGCCGGGCGCTGGCAGCTTTTGCTACCAGCGGCCTTCCAGGCAGCGCTATTGACCACCACACGCGGGCAGAACAGCCGCTTGCCCTGGCTGGCCCTGGGCCTAGCCTGGCTACTTGCTGTACTGGCGCTGCTGGGCCCAAGCTGGCAACGCATTGAACAGCACAACCCCAAACCGGCTGATCCGTTGGTGGTGATGCTGGAACTGACCTCTGACATGCTCGCCAGTGACGCCTCACCCAACCGTCTGGCACAGGCCAAGCGCAAGCTGCTCGACCTGTTAGACGCACGCCAGGATGCACAAACGGCCATCGTCGTGTATGCCGGCAGCGCGCACACCTTGGTGCCCCTGTCCGACGACCTGGCCACCAGTCGCAACCTGCTCGACGCGTTGAACCCGGGGATCATGCCCGAACCTGGCAAGCGCGCCGACCTGGCCGTAGCCAAAGCCCTGCAACTGCTCGAGCAGGGCGGCCAGGGCAACGGTCGCCTGCTGCTACTGACCAGCAGCCTGAGTGAAACGGAGCGTCAGGCCATCAGCCAAAACCTCGGCCGCCGTGGCGAACGCCTGCGTATTCTCGGCATCGGCAGCACCCAAGGTGCGCCGATCATTCAGGAAGACGGCTCATTCCTCAAGGACGCCCAAGGCACCATTCTGCTACCGCGCCTGGACAGCAATGGTATGAAGCGCTTTGCCAATGAGCTCGGCGGCCAGTATCAGGGCGTGACGCTGGACGAGCGTGACCTGCGCACCCTGGGTCTGCTGGATGCGCCACAGCAGCTGCGCCGCGATGGCGAGCTGACTCGCCTACAAGCCTGGGCCGACCAGAGCCACTGGCTGTTGCTGCCGCTGCTGTTACTCGCGGCCTGCGCGGCGCGGCGCGGCTGGCTGCTGTGTTTGCCGCTGCTACTACTGGGCTTGCCGCAAAACAGCTACGCCTTCAGTTTCGAAGACCTCTGGTTACGCGCCGATCAACAAGGCCAACGCCTGCTTGAGGCACAACAACCGGCAGAAGCTGCGCAACGTTTCAACGATCCGCGCTGGCAAGGTCAAGCCCTCTACCAAGCCGGAGATTACGCTGCGGCCGCCGAACGCTTCGGCAACGGCGAAAGCGCCAGCGACCACTACAACCGTGGCAACGCACTGGCGCAGAGTAATGAGTTGGAAGCGGCCATAGAGGCCTACACTCAGGCGCTCGAGATACAGCCTGAGCTGGCTCAGGCGCAAAAAAACAAAGCCCTAATCGAAGAGTTGCTACGCCAGAACCAGCAACAGCAGCAACAGCAGGACCAAAGCGATAGCGCGCAAGAACCGAATGAGCAGCAGAATCAGCCCAGCAGCCCGCCACAAGCCGGGCAGCCCGATCCAAAAGCCCAGCAGCAGACCGAGCAATCGCCGGCCAAGCCATCGGCGCCTGAAGACGAGGGTGAAAAGCCCACGCAACCCGGCGCCGACAAAGACGCGGAGCCATCGCTGTCGCAACCAGAAGAAGACGACAACAGCGGTGAAGAACAGGTCGCCAGCGCCGAGCCGGCCCTTGACGGCGAACGACGCCAGGCATTGGAACAATGGCTGCGGCAGATCCCTGACGATCCAGGCGAATTGCTGCGGCGTAAATTCAGGCTGGAACAACAACAGCGCCAGGAACAACTGCAATGA
- a CDS encoding BatD family protein has protein sequence MSRLLCTLLLGLLALNVSAQSLTASVDRTRLDAGESVELTLESDDATLFGKPDLLPLNDLFEVLGTRQVNRLTTGSNGAQASTRWIVTLQPKHSGYVVIPPLSLGQLQSAPITLHVQQGNSAADSRLAPVFIDASLDQESVYVQAQTVLTLRIYHSVSLYDDSSLTPLDMPQARVEALGEPRTYEKDINGVRHGVIELRYAIFPQESGELLIPAQAFTATAVDRSSSNAYNPFGPRPGKVVRVRSPEIPLTVKAKPASYPADAPWLPAQALTLSEVWSPQPEDARVGDSLTRSLLLEVQGLASAQLPPLPATQVSGLRRYPDQPQLTNQASDNGLIGSREEREALVANREGLIVLPAVEVLWWNTKTDQLERSSLPARDLQVAANPALDTLPVEAERPDSIAISTSALWPWQLSTGLLSLTTLLGFTLWWRARRQPAVTPNQQTGPSPRNLLDDLKRSCLANDSQATRHALDAWARQQPETLADMAARFTPLSEALDGLNGALYSESGQHWQGRNLWLAIRSLPAVEDLEGSANIDTSALPPLYPR, from the coding sequence ATGAGTCGACTGCTCTGTACCCTTTTGCTTGGCCTGCTGGCCCTGAACGTCAGCGCGCAAAGCCTGACCGCCAGCGTCGACCGCACCCGCCTGGATGCCGGTGAGAGCGTTGAGCTGACCCTGGAATCGGATGACGCCACACTGTTTGGCAAGCCTGACCTGCTGCCGCTCAACGATCTGTTCGAGGTGCTCGGCACCCGCCAGGTCAATCGCCTGACCACCGGCAGCAATGGCGCCCAAGCCAGCACCCGCTGGATTGTCACCCTGCAACCCAAGCACAGCGGTTACGTGGTGATACCACCACTGAGCCTGGGCCAGCTACAAAGCGCGCCCATCACCCTGCACGTACAGCAGGGCAACAGCGCTGCTGACAGCCGCCTGGCTCCGGTGTTTATCGACGCCAGCCTGGATCAGGAGAGCGTCTATGTGCAGGCGCAAACCGTACTGACGCTGCGCATTTACCACTCTGTTTCGCTTTACGACGACAGCAGCCTGACCCCGCTGGATATGCCCCAGGCGCGGGTGGAGGCCCTGGGCGAACCACGTACTTACGAAAAAGACATCAATGGCGTGCGCCATGGTGTGATCGAGTTGCGCTATGCGATCTTCCCTCAGGAAAGTGGTGAGTTGCTGATCCCGGCACAAGCTTTTACCGCCACGGCGGTTGATCGCTCCAGCAGCAATGCCTATAACCCGTTCGGCCCACGACCCGGCAAGGTCGTGCGCGTCAGGTCCCCGGAAATCCCGCTGACAGTAAAAGCCAAGCCGGCCAGCTATCCAGCCGATGCACCCTGGCTGCCCGCGCAAGCGCTGACTCTAAGTGAGGTGTGGAGCCCTCAACCCGAAGATGCCCGCGTCGGTGACTCGCTGACCCGCAGCCTGCTACTCGAGGTGCAAGGTCTTGCCAGCGCACAGCTTCCGCCTTTGCCTGCAACCCAGGTCAGTGGCCTGCGTCGCTATCCCGACCAACCGCAATTAACCAATCAGGCCAGCGACAACGGCCTGATCGGCAGCCGTGAAGAACGCGAAGCCTTGGTGGCCAATCGCGAAGGTTTGATCGTTCTGCCTGCAGTCGAGGTGTTGTGGTGGAACACCAAGACCGACCAACTGGAACGCAGCAGCCTGCCAGCACGCGACCTGCAGGTAGCGGCCAATCCCGCGCTGGATACCCTACCCGTGGAAGCAGAGCGACCTGACTCCATCGCAATATCTACCTCAGCGCTGTGGCCCTGGCAGTTGAGCACTGGGCTACTGAGCCTGACCACCCTGCTCGGTTTCACTCTCTGGTGGCGTGCACGTCGTCAGCCTGCCGTAACGCCCAACCAGCAAACAGGCCCCAGCCCGCGTAACTTGCTCGACGACCTCAAGCGCAGTTGCTTGGCCAATGACTCGCAGGCCACCCGCCACGCGCTGGATGCCTGGGCCCGCCAGCAACCAGAAACCTTGGCCGACATGGCCGCGCGCTTTACTCCACTGTCGGAGGCGCTTGATGGCCTCAACGGCGCGCTCTACAGCGAAAGTGGCCAGCACTGGCAAGGTCGTAACCTCTGGCTGGCTATTCGCAGCCTGCCCGCCGTAGAAGACCTTGAGGGCAGCGCCAACATCGACACCAGCGCGCTGCCTCCGCTGTATCCGCGCTAA